In a single window of the Melanotaenia boesemani isolate fMelBoe1 chromosome 22, fMelBoe1.pri, whole genome shotgun sequence genome:
- the kif26bb gene encoding kinesin-like protein KIF26B isoform X1, giving the protein MPSVTGERFPASTRAANGISEVHHHCKSVGFSSTKGGDNQPNKKRPTPEGAGGSRSDPHRNMCQRADDVPSYNSLPGSVGDSIRSTMSFGSGTICRGSNPGFGRSDRKVASCEKCSATLVALKKQALSLAVHHHFSCKDTSDLSAFLHDNLRVHCRTNVEFKERERELGQCGTCGANLNQFKQEAIHLALSRGQSSAKPPFGFGLSGGTVLGQNEIKAVHQSYSQTHTSRPGSPRTPQRTPQRTPQTLRRRGPKLPNPDMDRWVEEQQQLVASKSVSNTDGVTINSYHQQAADGATQNWVDAGTVQASSKIPHISRVVTIANTAAMSFLARAAEKLNLTLRKKGQACDPAPSHFSTCFREIIQKNPPPVPSCLLQAATRTKDSPDVGKVKVVLRVSRMLSEGQPQPPVLRIEPSKKRVTIMEPVTKNIPHTTMTLGRDGKSPLKTFNFDAAYSQDSSQAEVCAGVLSDVIRCVLSGSDGCVLGLGCTDVGSWSCMVGSGENIQKLGLIPCAISWLYSAIERRREKTWTDLSVSVSAIEMCCGEEDTLRDLLGEVVPSSGSVQNSPKAHVKVQEDPVYGMQLRNHNRVKAPTAERAASLLDAAIAARRHTDFITYLCHSSIMFFTLHIQPPRTESSTIGKSGSRGTTKLTLIDVCNGMRGIIKNKPPHSELGPIVLSLLSGHKTIPSKNNKLTMLLRESLARENCHIAVIAQVADSLAHLPETFSTIQLASRIRRTQKRTKQSTSCSPCGRSLTKEKRAPQSLSLRAFHSTDEVDVDNRPFRLRGELDRSSSDQSCDTVIQIDSDGLVHSKAAPVHSQPEFVPIIPSLHPNKADLDDPEFTALLQELLRIPQMHGEKKTEETVHDDTDALKADKKPPERDCLKCDTFAELQERLGCIDGSEMTIDVLKSSLKGASLKNILTKSQPKKEASDAPQTVLNPGMCCSQTSPGEKQTDGALPGDSFQREDSGLYDCEECSANSSSEELLNQTLGLNMTMRSAFPNTTPVKSGNQLSSQGFDTNPKISTSSPAIQPSDKQDSHEAADWFKPDKRASPVGKSSPISPPSSCSSSQSLAKSVILGDVLPNRIIDSKEMKATITVTVQQPLDLKGQDELVFSMVEEVTINGAYNRGNAGGNIICIRDAAQSQTQDQSSQPIRIISNVSDDSAAAGASINQPVSSDDEKPKYQFRKEKRILPSFINPMLINTDVNSDTDNVKEKESSCARPGGVKLDSELKGNNVDSENLEKRVETCPSKKHHIQKSNKVCYLACSQISYDPVVLEDKVFYNKPAESKTCEKRPQNSDKSHPRDGEHVYSTNNGRVSEGGETASGHVGNIPKRTGASPGCQETNSVFSKTNSLPRGWHNDTHSRGVTSSTACSPGETLERRQQGRQHSPANHSLYISSSLKNKAEFKQECSSALRKGAGKVFETSSQTKERDNTMSRRRSPSEDSSRLFSSKLEQLAARTNSLGRTPREFPTLERGSSNTSMSSKGSSKGSIEGSSKAGYKGNYEGDGTFPRASRSPRKTPRSDQSLHFFHSESHVPQSGKHTHSKLSAVGKLKMAGPKGRRLSASGTKNLSLSHKSLQQSINRSASLSPDSKTVSFERTSSFFSSSPPPSYRSICRTPSQSSTCSSTKSAIQGFVNGRISDLLKERASSPTSAGPDQMAILPSPYSQVTAPRVPDHLSGHASDTTSVLSGDLPPAMGKTSLHFSNRSSLVSSGYDSMVRDSEATGSSTSNRDSVSDRSASLLSVARSSRSSRRRGGNTGAHQRRLSHDTSMSLKRSASGLQSRRMDRGIPEAYEFKVYEIDNIQRMQKRAGADKQGPVCFSAKLKFLEHRQQRISEVGVRYNDLRKELEEAKHDLMLEPSKWNQEFDLWQTFEVDSLEHLEALEGVTAQLENKVNLCKANIMMVTCFDASARRRRKKRRRKAPEQRALKGF; this is encoded by the exons ATGCCATCTGTGACTGGGGAGAGATTTCCTGCCTCGACCCGGGCAGCAAACGGG ATCTCAGAAGTGCATCATCACTGCAAGTCCGTCGGATTTTCAAGCACCAAAGGAGGAGACAACCAACCCAATAAGAAGCGCCCTACTCCGGAGGGCGCCGGAGGGTCCAGGAGCGACCCACATCGGAATATGTGCCAGAGAGCAGACGATGTCCCGTCTTACAACTCCCTCCCGGGATCCGTGGGGGACAGCATCAGGAGCACCATGTCTTTTGGTAGCGGGACCATATGCAGAGGCTCCAATCCCGGCTTTGGGAGGTCCGATCGGAAAGTTGCGTCCTGTGAGAAGTGCTCAGCGACCCTTGTTGCTCTGAAGAAACAAGCGCTGAGTCTGGCTGTCCACCATCACTTCTCCTGCAAG GACACAAGTGACCTCTCAGCATTTCTTCATGACAACCTACGTGTCCATTGTCGTACTAATGTGGAGTTCaaggagagagaaagggagCTGGGCCAGTGTGGAACCTGTGGTGCGAACCTGAACCAGTTCAAACAGGAGGCCATCCACCTGGCTCTGAGTCGCGGTCAATCATCTGCTAAGCCTCCTTTTGGGTTTGGACTAAGCGGAGGGACAGTGCTGGGACAGAATGAGATAAAGGCTGTGCATCAGTCATACAGCCAAACCCACACTTCCAGACCAGGAAGTCCCAGGACGCCTCAGAGGACGCCTCAGAGGACCCCTCAAACCCTCAGAAGACGGGGGCCCAAGCTCCCCAACCCTGACATGGACCGCtgggtggaggagcagcagcagctggtggCTTCTAAATCTGTGTCCAATACAGATGGTGTTACCATAAATTCTTACCATCAG CAGGCTGCAGATGGTGCTACGCAGAACTGGGTTGATGCTGGGACGGTGCAGGCAAGCTCCAAGATCCCTCACATCTCCAGAGTGGTGACCATCGCCAACACTGCTGCCATGTCCTTTTTGGCCAG GGCGGCCGAGAAGCTCAACCTGACATTGAGGAAAAAAGGCCAGGCTTGTGATCCAGCTCCCTCCCATTTCTCCACCTGCTTCAGGGAGATCATCCAGAAAAACCCGCCGCCCGTCCCCTCCTGCCTGCTCCAAGCTGCCACTCGAACCAAAGACTCACCCGATGTTGGCAAG GTCAAAGTCGTGCTGAGGGTGAGCCGAATGCTGTCAGAGGGCCAACCCCAGCCACCTGTTCTCCGGATTGAGCCATCCAAGAAAAGAGTCACCATAATGGAACCAGTCACCAAAAACATACCACACACCACAATGACACTTGGAAGGGATGGCAAAAGTCCACTTAAGACCTTCAACTTTGATGCGGCCTATTCTCAAGATTCAAGCCAG GCTGAGGTGTGTGCAGGCGTCTTGTCTGATGTCATCCGCTGTGTGCTGAGTGGCAGCGACGGATGTGTTTTGGGTTTGGGATGCACTGATGTGG GATCCTGGTCTTGCATGGTGGGGAGTGGTGAGAACATCCAGAAGCTTGGACTGATTCCCTGTGCCATCTCCTGGCTGTACAGTGCCATCGAGCGACGCAGGGAGAAGACCTGGACTGATCTGTCTGTGTCGGTGTCGGCCATAGAGATGTGCTGTGGCGAGGAGGATACACTGAGGGATCTGCTTGGGGAGGTTGTCCCTTCATCGGGCAGTGTCCAGAACAGCCCAAAAGCCCATGTTAAAGTTCAAGAGGACCCGGTCTATGGGATGCAG CTACGTAACCACAACCGTGTAAAGGCCCCGACTGCTGAGCGAGCTGCTTCTCTGCTGGATGCGGCCATCGCAGCACGGCGACACACTGACTTCATCACATACCTGTGCCACAGCTCTATAATGTTCTTCACTCTTCACATCCAGCCCCCTCGCACAGAAAGCAGCACCATTGGAAAAAGTG GTTCACGGGGAACCACTAAGTTGACCCTGATAGATGTGTGTAATGGTATGAGGGGTATTATCAAAAATAAACCACCTCATTCTGAACTGGGCCCCATTGTCTTGTCTCTTCTAAGTGGACATAAGACCATCCCCAGCAA GAACAATAAGTTGACCATGCTCCTTCGAGAGTCCTTGGCTCGTGAAAACTGCCATATTGCTGTGATTGCTCAAGTTGCTGATTCATTAGCGCATCTCCCAGAAACCTTCTCTACCATCCAACTTGCTTCTCGTATCCGCAGGACACAGAAGAGGACGAAG CAATCCACATCATGCTCTCCTTGTGGAAGGAGTTTGACCAAAGAAAAGAGAGCACCTCAGTCTTTGTCCTTGAGGGCCTTCCACTCCACCGATGAGGTAGATGTGGATAATCGTCCTTTCCGTCTGCGTGGTGAACTGGATCGATCCAGCAGTGACCAGTCCTGTGACACCGTGATCCAAATAGACTCAGATGGATTGGTCCATTCCAAAGCAGCCCCAGTGCATTCACAACCTGAGTTTGTGCCTATCATACCTTCTTTGCATCCTAATAAGGCCGACTTGGATGACCCAGAGTTTACAGCTCTTCTTCAAGAGCTTCTGAGAATCCCTCAGATGCATGGAGAAAAGAAGACAGAGGAAACTGTGCATGATGACACTGATGCTCTGAAAGCAGACAAGAAACCACCAGAGAGAGACTGTCTTAAATGTGATACGTTTGCTGAACTTCAAGAACGCTTAGGTTGTATTGATGGAAGTGAGATGACAATCGATGTGCTCAAATCTTCCTTAAAAGGTGCTtctcttaaaaatattttaaccaaATCACAGCCCAAAAAGGAAGCATCGGATGCACCGCAGACTGTGCTGAACCCTGGGATGTGTTGCAGTCAGACATCTCCAGGAGAAAAGCAAACAGATGGCGCTCTTCCTGGAGACAGTTTTCAGAGGGAGGATTCAGGTCTTTATGACTGTGAGGAGTGTAGTGCAAACAGTTCCAGCGAGGAACTGCTGAATCAAACTCTGGGTCTAAACATGACCATGCGTTCTGCCTTTCCCAACACTACACCTGTTAAATCAGGTAATCAGCTCTCCTCCCAGGGCTTTGATACAAATCCTAAGATTTCCACCAGTTCCCCTGCAATTCAGCCATCAGACAAACAGGACAGCCATGAAGCTGCTGATTGGTTTAAACCAGATAAAAGGGCTTCACCAGTTGGCAAAAGCTCCCCTATTTCTCCTCcctcttcctgttcctcttcacAATCCTTGGCTAAGAGTGTTATACTTGGAGACGTCTTGCCTAATCGCATCATAGACAGCAAGGAAATGAAAGCTACAATCACAGTGACGGTTCAGCAGCCGCTGGACCTAAAGGGTCAAGATGAACTTGTCTTCTCTATGGTAGAGGAGGTAACCATCAACGGAGCATATAACAGAGGGAACGCAGGTGGGAACATCATTTGCATCAGAGATGCTGCTCAGTCACAAACACAAGATCAAAGCTCTCAGCCAATCAGGATCATCAGCAATGTCAGTGATgactctgcagctgcaggtgcTTCTATTAATCAGCCTGTCTCCTCAGATGATGAAAAGCCCAAATATcagtttagaaaagaaaaaaggatccTGCCTTCATTTATAAATCCTATGTTGATTAATACAGATGTTAACTCTGACACGgataatgtaaaagaaaaggaaagttcCTGTGCAAGGCCTGGGGGAGTAAAGTTAGACTCTGAGCTCAAAGGAAATAATGTAGACAGTGAAAATCTTGAAAAGAGGGTTGAAACTTGCCCTTCCAAAAAACATCACATCCAGAAGTCTAACAAGGTTTGCTACTTAGCTTGTAGCCAAATTTCTTATGACCCAGTAGTCTTGGAAGATAAAGTTTTCTACAACAAACCTGCAGAAAGCAAAACCTGTGAAAAGAGACCTCAAAATTCAGACAAGAGTCACCCCAGAGACGGTGAGCATGTTTATTCCACTAACAATGGAAGAGTCTCAGAAGGGGGAGAAACCGCTTCTGGACATGTTGGAAATATCCCCAAGAGAACTGGTGCTTCACCTGGTTGCCAAGAAACCAACTCTGTTTTCTCTAAAACCAACAGTTTACCCAGGGGCTGGCACAATGACACCCACTCAAGGGGGGTGACATCATCCACGGCATGTAGCCCAGGGGAAACTCTGGAGAGGAGGCAGCAGGGCAGACAGCACTCTCCTGCAAACCACAGTCTCTATATCTCATCTTCtctaaaaaataaagcagaatttaaACAGGAATGTAGTAGTGCTCTCAGAAAGGGTGCTGGAAAAGTTTTTGAGACCTCAAGTCAAACAAAGGAACGTGACAATACAATGAGCAGGCGAAGATCTCCCTCTGAGGACAGTAGCAGGCTTTTCAGTTCCAAGCTGGAGCAGCTGGCTGCCAGGACTAATTCCCTTGGGAGGACCCCAAGGGAGTTCCCAACCCTGGAAAGAGGCAGTAGCAACACTTCTATGAGCTCTAAGGGAAGCTCCAAGGGAAGTATTGAAGGGAGTAGTAAAGCAGGTTATAAAGGAAATTATGAAGGAGATGGTACCTTTCCAAGGGCCAGCAGGAGCCCCAGAAAAACACCCCGGTCTGATCAGAGTCTTCACTTCTTCCATTCTGAAAGCCATGTACCTCAGTCTGGTAAGCATACCCATTCCAAGCTCTCTGCTGTGGGGAAACTTAAGATGGCTGGCCCCAAAGGTCGTCGATTGTCTGCCTCCGGCACCAAGAATCTCAGCCTATCCCACAAAAGCCTGCAACAGTCCATCAACCGTAGTGCCAGTCTCTCACCAGACAGTAAAACGGTTAGCTTTGAGCGGACatcctcttttttctcctcttccccTCCACCATCTTATCGCTCCATTTGTCGAACTCCAAGTCAGAGCTCCACATGCTCATCTACAAAATCCGCCATCCAGGGATTTGTCAATGGTCGGATCTCAGACCTTCTCAAGGAAAGAGCTTCTAGTCCTACCTCAGCAGGACCAGATCAAATGGCCATACTTCCCTCCCCATATAGCCAGGTGACGGCTCCCCGTGTGCCTGACCACCTGAGTGGGCATGCGAGTGACACAACCAGTGTGTTGAGTGGAGATTTGCCGCCAGCCATGGGAAAGACTTCGCTGCATTTCTCTAACAGGAGCAGTTTGGTGAGCAGTGGCTACGACAGCATGGTGAGGGACAGTGAAGCCACAGGCAGCAGCACTTCCAACAGAGACTCTGTCAGTGACAGGAGCGCCTCTCTGCTCAGTGTGGCTCGCAGCAGCCGGTCATCTCGGAGACGAGGAGGGAACacag GTGCTCACCAGCGACGCCTTTCTCACGATACGTCTATGTCCTTGAAACGCTCAGCTAGCGGCCTGCAGTCTCGCAGGATGGATCGGGGAATACCTGAGGCCTATGAGTTCAAGGTGTATGAGATCGACAATATTCAGAGGATGCAGAAAAGAGCAGGTGCTGACAAACAG GGACCGGTGTGCTTCAGTGCCAAGCTGAAGTTTTTGGAGCACCGTCAGCAGAGGATCTCAGAGGTCGGGGTCAGATACAACGACTTGAGGAAAGAGCTGGAGGAGGCCAAACACGACCTCATGCTGGAGCCCTCCAAGTGGAACCAAGAGT TCGACCTGTGGCAGACGTTCGAGGTGGATTCCTTGGAGCACCTGGAGGCCCTTGAAGGAGTGACGGCTCAGCTGGAGAACAAGGTCAACCTCTGCAAGGCCAACATAATGATGGTGACCTGCTTTGATGCTTCTGCTAGGAGGCGGCGTAAGAAGCGACGGCGAAAAGCACCAGAGCAGAGAGCCCTGAAAggattttaa